A single region of the Aurantiacibacter sp. MUD11 genome encodes:
- a CDS encoding alpha/beta hydrolase family protein, translated as MPPLDVYGGLPTVADVTLSDSGRHIAIFANLDDGSRILVYDGNLQPQQQISADGIKFRDFRMLGDEFLLIYSSTTVDVSGFTADQYELTQAQFIPLDENSTAGAVFDGVPRLNNSVHGIHGVRNVDGEWRGYYGALEYKRETSGWVFDHGRPHLYEYDFAEADQRRIATSASEGSTRDWLVDTDGNVAATLDLNLHTGNWTIRNASRDELVDGSSRVGAVGLVGLGADGDTLIYALEDEAAGETEWYEVPLSGGQPVPFLADVEVSRIYWDRNTGKFLGYQEADGEERQVFVDPELQQRAQDIVSSFPGQNARIVEWSNALQQAIVHTQGNRDSGTWYLIDLAAQRALRIGADYPQITPAQVGAISTVPYTAQDGLEMVGILTLPPGREAEDLPVIVLPHGGPHSHDGTGFDWWAQAFASRGYAVFQPNFRGSSGYGADFERAGYGEWGRKMQTDISDGLAHIAEQGIVDPSRACIVGASYGGYAALAGVTLQQGLYRCAVSVAGVTDLERLADTANYESGGGGPLFRRSYERELGPRSGWDAISPRQQAASADAPILLIHGLNDTVVPFDQSRVMADALDDADKPYRLVELEGEDHWLSLAETRQQMLREAVAFVEEHNPAD; from the coding sequence ATGCCACCCCTCGATGTCTATGGCGGCTTGCCGACCGTGGCCGACGTGACCCTATCCGACAGTGGACGGCACATCGCGATCTTCGCCAATCTGGACGATGGCAGCCGCATCCTGGTTTATGATGGCAACTTGCAGCCGCAGCAGCAGATCAGCGCCGACGGCATCAAATTCCGCGATTTCCGCATGCTGGGTGATGAATTCCTGCTGATCTATTCCAGCACCACCGTCGACGTGTCCGGCTTCACCGCCGACCAGTATGAACTGACGCAGGCGCAGTTCATCCCGCTGGACGAGAACAGCACTGCGGGTGCGGTATTCGACGGAGTGCCCCGGCTCAACAATTCGGTGCACGGCATCCATGGCGTACGCAACGTCGATGGCGAGTGGCGCGGCTATTACGGCGCGCTGGAATACAAGCGGGAAACCAGCGGGTGGGTCTTCGATCACGGTCGCCCGCACCTGTACGAGTACGATTTCGCAGAAGCCGACCAACGTCGCATCGCGACTTCCGCTTCCGAAGGTAGTACGCGGGACTGGCTGGTGGACACCGATGGCAACGTCGCCGCAACGCTGGACCTCAACCTGCACACCGGAAACTGGACCATCCGCAACGCATCGCGTGACGAATTGGTCGACGGTTCCAGCCGCGTGGGCGCAGTCGGGCTGGTGGGACTTGGCGCGGACGGCGACACGCTGATCTACGCGCTGGAAGACGAAGCAGCCGGTGAAACCGAGTGGTACGAAGTGCCGCTTTCCGGTGGGCAACCCGTGCCCTTTCTTGCCGATGTAGAGGTGTCGCGGATCTACTGGGATCGCAACACGGGCAAGTTCCTCGGCTACCAGGAAGCCGATGGTGAAGAACGCCAGGTGTTTGTCGACCCGGAATTGCAGCAGCGCGCGCAGGACATCGTCAGCTCCTTCCCTGGGCAGAACGCCCGCATTGTCGAATGGAGCAACGCCTTGCAGCAGGCGATCGTGCACACGCAGGGTAATCGTGATTCCGGGACCTGGTACCTGATCGACCTGGCCGCCCAGCGGGCACTGCGGATCGGTGCCGATTACCCGCAAATCACCCCGGCCCAAGTGGGGGCGATCTCGACCGTCCCCTACACCGCGCAAGACGGCTTGGAGATGGTAGGAATTCTGACCCTGCCGCCGGGTCGGGAGGCCGAGGATCTGCCGGTAATCGTCTTGCCTCATGGCGGCCCGCACTCACATGACGGCACCGGATTCGACTGGTGGGCACAGGCCTTTGCCTCACGCGGATATGCCGTCTTCCAGCCCAATTTCCGCGGTTCCAGCGGCTATGGTGCAGATTTCGAACGCGCGGGCTACGGCGAATGGGGCCGCAAGATGCAGACCGATATCTCGGACGGCCTGGCCCATATTGCGGAGCAAGGCATCGTCGATCCTTCGCGCGCCTGCATCGTCGGGGCCAGCTATGGTGGCTATGCCGCCCTGGCAGGGGTGACCCTGCAGCAAGGACTCTACCGCTGCGCCGTATCCGTCGCCGGCGTCACCGATCTGGAGCGGTTGGCGGATACCGCCAATTACGAAAGCGGTGGCGGCGGCCCGCTGTTCCGGCGTTCCTATGAGCGCGAGCTTGGCCCGCGCAGTGGTTGGGACGCAATCTCGCCCCGCCAACAGGCAGCCAGTGCAGATGCGCCGATCCTGTTGATCCACGGACTTAATGACACGGTCGTTCCGTTCGACCAGAGCCGTGTGATGGCCGATGCGCTGGATGATGCCGACAAACCGTACCGGCTTGTCGAGTTGGAGGGCGAAGACCACTGGCTGTCGCTCGCCGAAACCCGCCAGCAGATGCTGCGAGAGGCAGTGGCATTCGTGGAGGAGCACAATCCGGCGGACTGA
- a CDS encoding DUF2062 domain-containing protein, translating into MTWLASKMPKMPKRDEMASNRWLSPVAGTIKRSELWRFTRRSVPRGVALGVFAAFIIPLGQTLLAVVLALPSRANLPLAAVTTLITNPFTIAFWAVAANKVGHFVLKIDAETGGMAGESVRSGWVQQLAQWAELAGVTAFGFVVLAVVGSALGYLFAGFAWRFVVARKWGRRPAKAKLLHPAE; encoded by the coding sequence ATGACATGGCTGGCATCCAAGATGCCGAAAATGCCGAAGCGCGACGAGATGGCGAGCAATCGCTGGCTCTCGCCGGTCGCCGGTACGATCAAGCGGTCCGAACTCTGGCGATTCACGCGCCGCAGCGTCCCGCGCGGCGTGGCCTTGGGCGTGTTCGCCGCCTTCATCATCCCGCTGGGGCAGACACTGCTGGCCGTGGTGCTGGCGCTGCCATCGCGCGCCAACCTGCCGCTGGCTGCCGTCACCACGCTGATAACCAATCCCTTCACCATCGCCTTCTGGGCCGTGGCCGCCAACAAGGTGGGCCACTTCGTACTGAAGATCGACGCTGAAACCGGCGGCATGGCTGGCGAGAGCGTGCGCAGCGGCTGGGTGCAGCAACTGGCGCAATGGGCCGAACTGGCCGGCGTCACCGCCTTCGGCTTCGTGGTGCTGGCGGTGGTCGGCTCTGCGCTGGGCTACCTCTTTGCCGGCTTCGCCTGGCGCTTTGTCGTGGCGCGGAAGTGGGGCCGTCGTCCGGCCAAGGCCAAGCTGCTCCATCCCGCCGAATAG
- the recA gene encoding recombinase RecA — protein sequence MAGANLKLVEKESNVDRQKALDAALAQIDRAFGKGSAMKLGQKEAMNVESISTGSLGLDIALGIGGLPKGRVIEVYGPESSGKTTLALHVIAEAQKAGGTAAFVDAEHALDPVYAKKLGVDIDELVVSQPDTGEQALEITDTLVRSNAIDVLVVDSVAALVPRAEIEGEMGDSHVGLQARLMSQSLRKLTGSINRSKCMVIFINQLRMKIGVMYGNPETTTGGNALKFYASVRLDIRRTGQIKDRDEVIGNSTRVKVVKNKVAPPFKQVEFDIMYGEGISKIGEILDLGVKAGVVEKSGSWFSYDSVRIGQGRENAKTFLKENPEVCDKLEAAIRGKTDEVAEEMMTGPDADSED from the coding sequence ATGGCAGGTGCAAATCTCAAGCTCGTAGAAAAGGAATCCAACGTGGACCGTCAGAAGGCGCTTGATGCAGCGCTCGCGCAGATTGACCGCGCATTCGGCAAGGGCTCGGCGATGAAGCTGGGCCAGAAGGAAGCGATGAACGTGGAGTCGATCTCCACCGGTTCGCTCGGCCTGGACATTGCGCTGGGCATCGGCGGCCTGCCCAAGGGGCGCGTGATCGAGGTCTACGGTCCGGAAAGCTCGGGCAAGACCACGCTGGCGCTGCACGTGATCGCAGAGGCGCAAAAGGCCGGCGGTACCGCTGCCTTCGTCGATGCCGAGCACGCGCTGGACCCGGTCTATGCCAAGAAGCTGGGCGTCGATATCGACGAACTGGTGGTGTCGCAGCCCGACACGGGCGAGCAGGCGCTGGAAATCACCGATACGCTGGTGCGCTCCAACGCGATCGACGTGCTGGTGGTCGACTCGGTCGCCGCGCTGGTGCCGCGCGCCGAGATCGAAGGCGAGATGGGCGACAGCCACGTCGGCCTGCAGGCTCGCCTGATGTCGCAGTCGCTGCGCAAGCTGACCGGTTCGATCAACCGTTCCAAGTGCATGGTGATCTTCATCAACCAGCTGCGCATGAAGATCGGCGTCATGTACGGGAATCCGGAAACGACGACCGGTGGTAACGCCCTCAAGTTCTACGCTTCGGTCCGCCTCGACATTCGCCGCACCGGCCAGATCAAGGACCGGGACGAGGTGATCGGCAACTCCACCCGCGTGAAGGTGGTGAAGAACAAGGTCGCCCCGCCGTTCAAGCAGGTCGAATTCGACATCATGTATGGCGAGGGCATTTCCAAGATCGGCGAGATCCTGGACCTTGGCGTGAAGGCCGGCGTGGTCGAGAAGTCCGGCTCGTGGTTCAGCTACGACAGCGTGCGGATCGGCCAGGGCCGTGAAAACGCCAAGACCTTCCTCAAGGAAAACCCCGAAGTTTGCGACAAGTTGGAAGCCGCCATTCGCGGTAAGACCGACGAGGTCGCCGAGGAGATGATGACGGGTCCGGACGCGGACTCGGAAGACTGA
- a CDS encoding response regulator, with protein MSFGQVQESRRLVDVIAVAAAVLASIALIQFATDNTTVTLAFAGGLTVLGFIAFAAGRARVGTVREAEPEAPDWSVTVAAIERADLAVAITDRANRLVCANAAFELWFGSSNAPPRLPVDGASAEALNRLGRAAWRDGTGGGSITIADEERSWDAEVVRAGRGDDYLVWRFSPVTRSNPLAGVGTHITGVFGRVLGAAGVAVALVSPDGMVKAANPALARRALGDENASLAGQEFVQLLRSDDRERIFFAREGRKGTPQTLVQVPLADPDLAESEVVPGKAAAESPSIMLLIDSGIGLGGWRGENKGQAAQLEALLEQLPLGLATTDRDGHFLFANPAFRRAAGIANADLPPYPSDLVVPRDKTAMSDAVRRYGQGPASSGDIAVRLRSEPDEPVSLGLAGVRGLGEAAVLLSLADTTEEARLKRQVAQATKMQAVGQLAGGVAHDFNNVLTAIIGYCDLMLLRHTPGDSDYDDIQQIKANSNRAASLTRQLLAFSRQQTLQPEVLQLPDVLSEVGQLLKRLLGAKITLKVRHDRNLGPVRADPRQLEQVIINLAVNARDAIQANGGGEGAAGTLAFATRRVEAKDIRRMGTEIIPAGDYTVLVAEDTGGGIPANVIGNIFEPFFTTKEQGKGTGLGLSTVYGIIKQSGGFIFASNAQAPDGSVKGARFTIYLPVHEATEEELARAEAEEEARDWSGGGTILLVEDEDMVRAVAERALARQGYTIVTASDGDEGLEIVKSGEHQFDLVVTDVVMPSMDGPAMAREIRKLAPSLPVLFMSGYAESQLRDEIDIEAMHFIAKPFSVRQIADKVAEVLVGAGKRR; from the coding sequence ATGAGCTTTGGACAGGTGCAGGAATCGCGTCGGCTGGTGGACGTCATTGCCGTGGCAGCGGCCGTGCTCGCCAGCATTGCGCTGATCCAGTTTGCCACCGACAACACGACTGTGACGCTGGCCTTTGCCGGCGGACTGACAGTGCTGGGCTTCATTGCCTTTGCCGCCGGGCGCGCGCGCGTGGGAACTGTTCGCGAGGCGGAGCCCGAAGCGCCGGACTGGTCGGTGACGGTCGCTGCCATCGAACGGGCAGACCTTGCCGTGGCGATTACCGATCGTGCCAACCGGCTGGTCTGCGCCAATGCCGCCTTCGAGCTGTGGTTCGGATCGAGCAACGCCCCGCCGCGCCTGCCTGTGGACGGCGCCAGTGCGGAAGCCCTCAACCGATTGGGCCGGGCCGCCTGGCGCGATGGCACCGGTGGCGGCTCCATCACCATTGCCGACGAGGAACGGTCGTGGGACGCCGAAGTCGTGCGTGCGGGGCGCGGGGACGATTACCTCGTCTGGCGGTTCTCGCCGGTCACGCGCAGCAATCCGCTGGCAGGCGTGGGCACGCACATCACCGGGGTGTTCGGCCGAGTGCTGGGCGCGGCAGGCGTTGCCGTGGCGCTGGTTTCGCCCGACGGCATGGTCAAGGCCGCCAATCCTGCCTTGGCGCGACGCGCCCTGGGGGACGAGAACGCCAGCCTCGCCGGACAGGAATTCGTGCAACTGCTGCGTTCCGACGATCGCGAGCGGATCTTCTTCGCCCGCGAAGGCCGCAAGGGCACGCCGCAAACGCTGGTGCAGGTGCCGCTGGCCGATCCCGACCTTGCCGAGAGCGAAGTGGTGCCGGGCAAGGCGGCTGCCGAGTCGCCTTCCATCATGTTGCTGATCGACAGCGGCATCGGCCTTGGCGGCTGGCGCGGCGAGAACAAGGGGCAGGCCGCCCAGCTGGAGGCATTGCTGGAGCAATTGCCGCTGGGTCTCGCCACCACCGACCGGGACGGGCATTTCCTCTTCGCCAACCCCGCCTTCCGCCGCGCGGCGGGCATCGCCAATGCCGACCTGCCGCCCTATCCGTCGGACCTGGTGGTGCCGCGCGACAAGACGGCCATGTCCGATGCCGTGCGCCGTTACGGGCAAGGTCCGGCCTCGAGCGGCGACATCGCCGTACGCCTTCGCTCCGAGCCGGATGAGCCGGTCAGCCTCGGCCTCGCCGGGGTGCGCGGACTAGGGGAAGCCGCGGTACTGCTGAGCCTTGCCGATACGACCGAGGAAGCACGGCTGAAACGGCAGGTGGCGCAGGCCACCAAGATGCAGGCGGTCGGCCAGCTGGCGGGCGGTGTGGCGCACGACTTCAACAACGTGCTGACGGCCATCATCGGGTATTGCGACCTGATGCTGCTGCGGCACACGCCGGGCGACAGCGATTACGACGACATCCAGCAGATCAAGGCCAATTCCAACCGCGCCGCCAGCCTGACTCGGCAGTTGCTCGCCTTCAGCCGCCAGCAGACGCTGCAACCCGAAGTGCTGCAACTGCCCGACGTGCTGAGCGAGGTCGGCCAGCTGCTCAAGCGCCTGCTGGGCGCCAAGATCACGCTGAAGGTGCGGCACGACCGCAACCTTGGCCCCGTGCGCGCTGACCCGCGCCAGCTGGAACAGGTGATCATCAACCTGGCGGTAAATGCCCGCGACGCCATCCAGGCGAATGGCGGTGGGGAAGGGGCGGCCGGAACGCTGGCCTTCGCCACCCGGCGGGTGGAGGCGAAGGATATTCGCCGCATGGGCACGGAAATCATCCCCGCTGGCGACTATACCGTGTTGGTGGCGGAAGATACCGGCGGCGGCATTCCCGCCAACGTGATCGGCAATATCTTCGAACCCTTCTTCACCACCAAGGAGCAGGGCAAGGGCACTGGCCTCGGCCTGTCCACCGTCTACGGCATCATCAAGCAGTCGGGCGGATTCATCTTTGCCAGCAATGCCCAGGCGCCCGACGGGAGTGTGAAGGGCGCACGGTTCACAATCTACCTGCCGGTGCACGAGGCGACCGAGGAAGAACTGGCGCGTGCCGAAGCCGAGGAGGAGGCGCGCGACTGGTCGGGTGGCGGGACCATCCTGCTGGTCGAGGACGAGGACATGGTTCGCGCCGTGGCCGAGCGTGCTCTGGCGCGGCAAGGTTACACCATCGTCACCGCCAGCGATGGCGACGAGGGGCTGGAAATCGTCAAGTCCGGCGAGCACCAGTTCGACCTGGTGGTGACCGATGTCGTCATGCCCAGCATGGATGGCCCGGCTATGGCGCGCGAGATCCGCAAGCTGGCGCCCAGCCTGCCGGTGCTGTTCATGTCCGGCTATGCCGAAAGCCAGCTGCGCGACGAAATCGACATCGAGGCCATGCATTTCATCGCCAAGCCGTTCAGCGTGCGACAGATCGCGGACAAGGTCGCGGAAGTGCTGGTGGGCGCAGGCAAACGCAGGTAA
- a CDS encoding DUF4139 domain-containing protein yields the protein MTFRKTAAMLLAASALALPASAQQPEETAQGDVSVTIYQNGQSLVQDVRQLNIPRGTTRIEFPDVSAMIRPATLSFNAADTAIVEQNFDFDLLTPTKLMEKAIGQTVTLLRTNPATGIETRERAEVLSTAGGVVVRIGDRIEVLRDDGLPVRVIFDEVPPNLRARPTLSVTLNSSRSGTRPASIRYLTPGLGWTSDYVALFDEANGTVDMQGWVTLTNNTGTTFHAADTLLVAGNPNTGYSQPRRDLVRPGTETADRERLGDFYLYPIDGRTTIANAQTKQVSFLDVQGVPARRVYSATVGWLTNQEDPSPVATAISFNSSREGGLGDALPAGTVRFYQRDAEGNPQFIGENGIGHTPMGSTLSLRTGDAFDIYTQAEIETRERIQPGEFARSAQYRVYEDGELVRTIEVDRAVTYYRTTMRYTLTNAKPEPVEVELTQRGLNRGWWSLDYRITAEDVPGEQVNYDSRLYRITVPANGERVVRVTYETRY from the coding sequence ATGACTTTCCGCAAGACCGCAGCCATGCTGCTCGCCGCCAGTGCCCTGGCGTTGCCCGCATCGGCCCAGCAGCCGGAGGAGACCGCGCAGGGCGATGTCTCCGTCACCATCTACCAGAACGGCCAGTCGCTGGTGCAAGACGTACGCCAGCTGAACATCCCGCGCGGCACCACCCGTATCGAGTTCCCTGACGTCTCGGCGATGATCCGCCCGGCCACGCTCAGTTTCAACGCTGCGGACACCGCGATCGTCGAGCAGAACTTCGACTTCGACCTGCTCACGCCGACCAAGCTGATGGAAAAGGCCATCGGCCAGACGGTGACCCTGCTGCGAACCAATCCCGCCACCGGTATCGAGACTCGCGAGCGGGCCGAAGTGCTTTCCACCGCAGGCGGCGTGGTGGTGCGGATCGGCGACCGGATCGAGGTGTTGCGCGACGACGGCCTGCCCGTGCGCGTGATCTTCGACGAGGTGCCGCCCAACCTGCGCGCGCGGCCCACGCTCTCCGTCACGCTCAATTCCAGCCGTTCCGGCACTCGCCCGGCCAGCATCCGCTACCTGACGCCCGGCCTCGGCTGGACTTCCGACTATGTCGCGCTGTTCGACGAGGCCAACGGCACGGTGGATATGCAGGGCTGGGTCACGCTGACCAACAATACCGGCACCACTTTCCATGCCGCCGATACGCTGCTGGTCGCCGGCAATCCCAACACCGGCTACTCGCAGCCGCGCCGCGACCTTGTGCGCCCCGGCACCGAGACGGCCGACCGCGAACGGCTGGGCGATTTCTATCTCTACCCGATCGACGGGCGCACCACGATTGCCAACGCGCAGACCAAGCAGGTGAGCTTCCTCGACGTGCAGGGCGTTCCGGCACGCCGGGTCTATTCCGCCACCGTCGGCTGGCTGACCAACCAGGAAGACCCGTCGCCGGTCGCCACCGCGATCAGCTTCAACTCCAGCCGCGAGGGCGGACTTGGCGATGCCCTGCCTGCCGGCACGGTGCGCTTCTACCAGCGCGATGCCGAGGGCAATCCGCAGTTCATCGGCGAGAACGGCATCGGCCATACGCCGATGGGCAGCACGCTGTCGCTGCGTACGGGCGATGCCTTCGACATCTACACCCAGGCCGAAATCGAGACGCGCGAGCGGATCCAGCCGGGCGAATTTGCCCGCAGCGCGCAATACCGTGTCTACGAGGACGGCGAACTGGTGCGGACCATCGAGGTCGACCGGGCGGTGACCTACTATCGCACCACCATGCGTTACACGCTCACCAACGCGAAGCCGGAGCCGGTGGAGGTGGAGCTCACGCAGCGCGGCCTCAACCGCGGCTGGTGGTCGCTCGACTACCGCATCACCGCAGAGGACGTGCCGGGCGAGCAGGTCAACTACGACAGCCGCCTGTATCGCATTACCGTGCCCGCCAATGGCGAGCGCGTGGTGCGTGTGACTTACGAGACGCGGTACTAG
- the smpB gene encoding SsrA-binding protein SmpB: MARPKPATFDKQKVVAENRKARHDYFIEDKFEAGIALQGTEVKGLRSGQASIAESYAEVRDGQVWLVNANIPEFSHGNRFNHEPKRPRKLLLHSREIDKLFGAVERKGMTLVPLSIYFNSKGRAKVELALAKGKQAHDKRQSIKDRDWKRDKARLLRENR; this comes from the coding sequence ATGGCCCGTCCCAAACCCGCCACTTTCGACAAGCAGAAGGTCGTCGCCGAGAATCGCAAGGCGCGGCACGACTATTTCATCGAAGACAAGTTCGAAGCCGGGATCGCCCTCCAGGGCACCGAGGTGAAGGGGCTGCGCAGCGGGCAGGCGAGCATCGCCGAAAGCTATGCCGAGGTGCGTGATGGGCAGGTGTGGCTGGTGAATGCCAACATCCCCGAATTCAGCCACGGTAACCGCTTCAATCACGAGCCCAAGCGACCGCGCAAGTTGCTGCTGCACAGCCGCGAAATCGACAAGCTGTTCGGCGCGGTGGAGCGCAAGGGCATGACGCTGGTGCCGCTGTCGATCTACTTCAACAGCAAGGGCCGCGCGAAGGTGGAACTGGCGCTGGCCAAGGGCAAGCAGGCGCACGACAAGCGCCAGTCGATCAAGGACCGCGACTGGAAGCGCGACAAGGCGCGTTTGCTGCGGGAAAATCGCTAA
- a CDS encoding DUF4139 domain-containing protein, with the protein MARPAFLLLPLLALALPAEAQQRAVVEASEPTSLAVTVYRDPDRYPGQQMEVDWPQGFAMISETRTVTLPPGESRIRFEGVAEGMVAVSAIVTGLPGGTIEKNRNADLLSPAALVDGTLGNRVRITRTNPGTGEAESESAIVRTRADGGLVLQTDAGYEAVRCSGLPERLTFDEVPDGLSSQPIFSIDTRDATGGTYTVTLSYLAWGFDWEASYVATLHEGRDSDDVRFDLTSWLTILNDNGQSFERAELMAVAGTLNVTSDFEDLADPPRARPMRLTCYPIGSTAAGSPIRNILPPPPPPPAPDIAFADEARIVVTASRMPQVMMESAAPVAVIAGEEQLGDLKLYRVPVPVDVNAQGLKQIAFLREEDVEGVLMYEGNCSPWDSTEDFYPTSMVLETVNDEEHGLGRALPSGTISIFERGPAGELLVGEETLRDYADGQDVDIDLGESAQVFTRCRYQGNDPDDPPGNRWREVVAELSNANPSPVTVRLNIGYPSQWRFRGVRERLRNGRRIIEVEVPANGSRELRWRVREVID; encoded by the coding sequence ATGGCCCGTCCGGCCTTCCTTCTCCTGCCGCTGCTGGCGCTGGCCCTGCCGGCCGAGGCGCAACAGCGCGCCGTGGTCGAGGCGTCCGAGCCGACCAGCCTGGCAGTCACCGTCTATCGCGATCCGGACCGCTATCCGGGCCAGCAGATGGAGGTCGACTGGCCACAGGGTTTCGCCATGATCAGCGAGACGCGCACGGTCACCCTGCCGCCGGGGGAATCGCGCATCCGCTTCGAAGGCGTGGCGGAAGGCATGGTGGCCGTCTCCGCCATCGTCACCGGACTGCCCGGCGGGACGATCGAGAAGAACCGCAATGCCGACCTGCTCAGCCCGGCGGCACTGGTCGATGGCACCCTGGGTAACCGCGTGCGCATCACCCGCACCAATCCCGGCACGGGGGAGGCCGAAAGCGAGAGCGCTATCGTCCGTACCCGCGCCGATGGCGGCCTCGTCCTGCAGACCGATGCCGGATACGAGGCGGTGCGCTGTTCGGGCCTGCCCGAGCGACTCACCTTCGACGAGGTGCCCGACGGCCTATCCTCGCAACCGATCTTCTCCATCGACACCCGCGATGCCACCGGCGGTACCTATACCGTCACCCTGTCCTACCTCGCCTGGGGCTTCGACTGGGAAGCCAGCTACGTCGCCACGCTGCACGAGGGGCGCGACAGCGACGACGTGCGGTTCGACCTCACCAGCTGGCTCACCATCCTCAACGACAATGGCCAGAGCTTCGAGCGCGCCGAACTGATGGCGGTGGCGGGTACGCTGAACGTCACCAGCGATTTCGAGGATCTGGCCGACCCGCCGCGTGCGCGGCCCATGCGACTGACCTGTTATCCCATCGGCAGTACGGCGGCAGGCTCGCCGATCCGCAACATCCTCCCGCCACCGCCGCCGCCTCCGGCGCCTGACATTGCCTTCGCAGATGAGGCGCGCATCGTGGTGACAGCCTCGCGCATGCCCCAGGTGATGATGGAATCGGCTGCACCGGTGGCCGTCATCGCTGGTGAGGAGCAGCTGGGTGACCTCAAGCTCTACCGCGTGCCGGTCCCGGTCGACGTCAATGCGCAGGGCCTGAAGCAGATTGCCTTCCTGCGGGAAGAGGATGTCGAGGGCGTGCTGATGTACGAAGGCAATTGTTCGCCTTGGGACAGCACCGAGGATTTCTACCCTACCAGCATGGTGCTGGAGACGGTGAACGACGAGGAGCACGGGCTGGGTCGGGCGCTGCCATCCGGCACGATTTCGATCTTCGAGCGCGGTCCGGCAGGCGAACTGCTGGTCGGCGAGGAGACCCTGCGCGACTATGCGGATGGCCAGGACGTCGACATCGACCTTGGCGAAAGCGCGCAGGTCTTCACCCGCTGTCGCTATCAAGGCAACGATCCGGACGATCCTCCTGGCAATCGCTGGCGCGAGGTGGTGGCGGAGCTGAGCAACGCCAATCCGTCCCCCGTCACCGTGCGTCTCAATATCGGTTATCCGTCGCAATGGCGCTTTCGCGGCGTGCGCGAGCGTTTGCGGAACGGCCGGCGAATCATAGAGGTCGAAGTCCCGGCCAACGGTTCGCGGGAACTGCGTTGGCGGGTACGAGAAGTTATCGATTAA
- a CDS encoding class I SAM-dependent methyltransferase: MVDKSEWQGRSGDTWAAEWRRTDQSFSRLTERLLERTREYSFDRVLDVGCGAGELSMAIARGRPRVQVKGVDVSPQLVEVARQRAENLANVEFVLSDAAVWEGDETTAPQLLVSRHGVMFFDDPPAAFANLARQAAPGANLIFSCFRPVKENPFFTEVMRLLPEAPPPTAPDAPGPFAFGDRDRVEAILRAGGWSDIAFEAFDFPMIAGVGENAVDEAVTYFSRIGPASRIAAEMDEASRDRFLGRVRDLAQRNCTEGVVALRAAAWIVSASKGE, encoded by the coding sequence ATGGTAGACAAGAGCGAATGGCAGGGGCGTAGCGGTGATACCTGGGCTGCCGAGTGGCGCCGCACCGACCAGAGCTTCTCGCGCCTGACCGAACGCCTGCTCGAACGCACCCGCGAATATTCCTTCGACCGCGTGCTTGATGTCGGGTGCGGTGCCGGAGAATTGTCGATGGCTATCGCACGCGGCCGGCCCCGCGTGCAGGTTAAGGGTGTCGATGTATCGCCGCAGTTGGTCGAAGTTGCTCGCCAGCGGGCAGAGAACCTTGCCAATGTCGAATTCGTCTTGTCCGACGCCGCCGTCTGGGAGGGCGATGAAACGACTGCCCCGCAGCTGCTCGTCTCACGGCATGGGGTGATGTTCTTCGACGATCCTCCCGCTGCTTTCGCCAACCTTGCCCGACAGGCAGCCCCGGGCGCAAACCTGATCTTTTCCTGCTTCCGGCCGGTGAAGGAGAATCCCTTCTTCACTGAGGTCATGCGCCTGTTGCCCGAAGCTCCGCCACCGACCGCACCCGATGCGCCGGGCCCCTTCGCCTTTGGTGATCGTGATCGGGTCGAGGCAATCCTGCGGGCCGGCGGTTGGTCCGACATCGCTTTCGAGGCGTTCGATTTCCCCATGATCGCCGGGGTCGGCGAAAACGCCGTGGACGAGGCCGTGACCTACTTCTCCCGCATCGGTCCTGCATCGCGCATCGCCGCCGAGATGGACGAGGCTTCGCGGGACCGTTTCCTGGGCCGTGTGCGGGACCTAGCCCAGCGCAATTGCACCGAAGGCGTTGTCGCATTGCGCGCCGCGGCCTGGATCGTTTCGGCGAGCAAAGGCGAATAG